From Roseburia hominis, the proteins below share one genomic window:
- a CDS encoding DUF6512 family protein, with protein sequence MNKKLMYYAIGGAIFTAAAGTCLHFAYERSGSNPLVGMFAPVNESTWEHMKMLFFPMFLYVLLGWPFFSRSVPAFFRSHLAGTITGTMFVAIIFYTYTGIIGKHYLALDIATFIISVVIAFCISYRLAVQNSRILPVALLVTLNVGLMVGFFIFTYAPPGIALFQIYAEK encoded by the coding sequence GTGAATAAAAAATTGATGTACTATGCGATCGGAGGTGCCATCTTTACGGCGGCAGCCGGGACTTGCCTGCATTTTGCATATGAAAGGAGCGGCAGCAACCCTTTGGTGGGAATGTTCGCGCCGGTAAATGAATCTACCTGGGAACATATGAAAATGCTGTTTTTTCCGATGTTTCTTTATGTCCTGTTAGGCTGGCCTTTTTTTTCCCGGTCTGTTCCGGCCTTTTTTCGTTCGCATTTGGCGGGAACGATCACGGGTACCATGTTTGTGGCGATTATTTTTTACACGTACACAGGCATTATTGGAAAACATTATCTGGCGTTGGACATTGCTACATTTATCATCAGCGTAGTGATCGCATTTTGTATAAGTTATCGATTGGCTGTACAGAATTCTAGAATATTGCCTGTGGCCCTGCTGGTGACGTTGAATGTGGGGCTTATGGTCGGTTTTTTTATTTTTACTTATGCGCCGCCGGGAATCGCACTTTTTCAGATCTATGCTGAAAAATAA
- a CDS encoding trypsin-like peptidase domain-containing protein: protein MDNQYSYYRPDDDGNNANKYQEPQRQPKAPKHTNGFVKKALVIAGLAIIFGGVAGVTFQGTSYVAGKLLGISTKEEKVSKTKEVAHTNVSTTKTSVTSDVSDIVSETIPSIVSITNMSVQQVQSFFGGISEQESKSAGSGIIISKTDKELLVVTNNHVVEGSETLTITFSDGKSVEAVIKGTDSSRDLAVVAVPLENIDDDTLGAIKVATLGDSDELKVGEPAIAIGNALGYGQSVTTGIISATQRSMEGFEGVYIQTDAAINPGNSGGALLNINGEVVGINSAKINNSAVEGMGFAIPITDAHDIIQNLMNKETRSKVAESERGVIGIKGYDVKAEYAQLYNMPTGVYIDSVIEGGGADKAGLSKGTVISAFEGTAIYSMNDLKQQLEYYKAGEEVTLTINVPERNGEYSKEEVTVTLGKNS from the coding sequence ATGGATAATCAGTATAGTTATTATAGGCCGGACGATGACGGTAATAATGCAAATAAATATCAGGAACCGCAAAGGCAGCCCAAGGCGCCAAAGCATACGAATGGTTTTGTGAAAAAGGCGCTTGTAATCGCAGGCCTTGCCATAATTTTCGGAGGAGTTGCGGGGGTGACTTTCCAGGGAACCAGCTATGTAGCAGGAAAGCTTCTTGGAATCAGCACAAAAGAAGAAAAAGTGAGTAAGACCAAGGAAGTTGCCCACACGAATGTCAGCACGACAAAGACTTCCGTGACATCAGATGTTTCTGATATTGTCAGTGAGACCATACCATCTATTGTGTCCATTACAAATATGAGTGTACAGCAGGTGCAGAGCTTTTTCGGAGGAATCAGTGAGCAGGAAAGTAAGAGTGCCGGATCTGGAATCATCATCAGCAAGACGGATAAGGAGTTGCTGGTCGTGACGAATAACCATGTGGTGGAAGGCAGTGAGACTCTGACGATCACGTTCAGCGATGGAAAGAGCGTGGAAGCTGTGATCAAAGGGACGGATTCTTCAAGAGACCTTGCAGTCGTAGCGGTGCCGCTGGAAAATATTGACGATGATACACTAGGGGCAATTAAGGTGGCAACACTTGGCGATTCTGATGAGTTAAAGGTAGGCGAGCCGGCGATCGCGATTGGAAATGCGCTTGGTTATGGCCAGTCAGTTACGACCGGAATTATCAGCGCAACGCAGCGTTCCATGGAAGGCTTTGAAGGAGTCTATATACAGACAGATGCAGCAATCAATCCGGGAAATAGTGGAGGAGCATTACTTAATATTAACGGTGAAGTGGTTGGAATCAATTCAGCCAAGATCAATAATTCAGCGGTAGAAGGTATGGGATTCGCAATTCCGATCACCGATGCACATGACATTATCCAGAACCTGATGAATAAGGAGACACGTTCCAAGGTTGCCGAGAGCGAAAGAGGAGTGATCGGAATCAAAGGATATGATGTGAAAGCGGAGTATGCACAGCTTTACAATATGCCGACGGGAGTCTATATCGACAGTGTGATTGAAGGCGGCGGAGCAGATAAGGCAGGTCTTTCTAAAGGAACTGTAATCTCAGCATTTGAGGGAACGGCTATTTATAGCATGAATGATCTGAAACAGCAGTTGGAGTACTATAAGGCCGGAGAAGAAGTAACACTTACCATAAATGTGCCGGAAAGAAACGGTGAATACAGTAAGGAAGAGGTTACAGTGACATTGGGAAAGAATTCATAA
- the glmS gene encoding glutamine--fructose-6-phosphate transaminase (isomerizing): MCGIVGYIGEQQAAPILLDGLEKLEYRGYDSAGIAVYNGTNIEVVKAKGRLKVLSELTHDGSTMPGVLGIGHTRWATHGEPSDTNAHPHFNKEESIVVVHNGIIENYLKLKKKLQTKGYEFISETDTEVIAHLLDYYYTGNPLQAVTKIMHRMEGSYALGIIFKDHPSELYAVRKDSPLIVGSTKGGNIIASDVPAVLKYTRDVYFIENEEIVRMTKDSMEFFTVDEEPIEKTSTRIEWDVNAAEKGGYEHFMLKEMYEQPKAITDTFSPRIKDGRIVIEELGMSDEEIREVKKIVIVACGSAYHTGVTSKYIYEGLARIPVEVDLASEFRYRDPIIEEGTLVIVISQSGETADSLAALREAKKRGARVLGIVNVVGSSIAREADNVMYTWAGPEIAVATTKAYSAQLIAHYLLAMKFAHVRGKMNDEELASMLEDLRRLPEQVELLLNNKQKIQRFANRYLAAKDVFFIGRGIDYAISLEGSLKLKEISYIHSEAYAAGELKHGTISLIEDGTLVSAVLTQEDLYKKMISNMVEVKTRGAFVMAVTNVGNTEVEKAADYVIYIPHTNKYFTNSLAIIPLQLFGYYVSIGKGCDVDKPRNLAKSVTVE, encoded by the coding sequence ATGTGCGGAATTGTAGGATATATTGGAGAACAGCAGGCGGCACCTATTTTGCTTGATGGACTGGAGAAGTTAGAGTACCGTGGGTATGATTCGGCAGGAATTGCTGTCTATAACGGGACGAATATAGAAGTGGTAAAGGCGAAGGGAAGATTGAAGGTATTAAGTGAGCTGACACATGATGGCTCTACGATGCCGGGAGTTCTGGGAATTGGTCATACGAGATGGGCAACGCATGGGGAGCCCTCAGATACCAATGCGCATCCACATTTTAACAAAGAGGAAAGTATTGTAGTTGTACATAATGGTATTATTGAAAATTATCTGAAACTGAAAAAGAAATTGCAGACGAAGGGCTATGAGTTTATATCTGAGACGGATACGGAGGTAATCGCGCATCTTCTGGATTATTATTATACCGGTAATCCTTTGCAGGCAGTGACGAAGATCATGCATCGTATGGAGGGGTCTTATGCGCTGGGAATTATTTTTAAGGATCACCCGAGTGAACTGTACGCGGTGCGCAAGGACAGTCCGCTGATTGTGGGTTCTACTAAGGGCGGCAATATCATTGCTTCTGATGTTCCGGCGGTGCTGAAGTATACCAGAGATGTATATTTTATTGAAAACGAAGAAATTGTACGTATGACGAAGGATTCCATGGAGTTCTTTACGGTAGATGAGGAGCCGATCGAGAAGACGTCCACGCGGATTGAGTGGGATGTGAATGCAGCCGAAAAGGGCGGATATGAGCATTTCATGCTGAAAGAGATGTATGAGCAGCCGAAAGCGATCACAGATACATTTTCCCCGAGAATCAAAGACGGCAGGATTGTGATCGAAGAACTGGGAATGTCAGACGAAGAGATAAGAGAAGTGAAGAAGATCGTGATCGTCGCCTGTGGATCTGCTTATCATACCGGGGTGACCAGCAAATATATTTATGAAGGGCTGGCGCGGATTCCGGTCGAGGTGGATCTGGCATCGGAATTCAGGTATCGTGATCCGATCATTGAGGAAGGCACTTTGGTCATTGTGATCAGCCAGTCCGGTGAGACAGCGGATTCTCTGGCGGCGTTGCGCGAGGCGAAGAAGCGCGGTGCGAGAGTGCTGGGAATCGTAAATGTAGTGGGAAGCTCCATTGCCCGTGAGGCGGATAACGTAATGTATACATGGGCAGGTCCGGAGATCGCAGTCGCGACGACCAAGGCATATTCTGCCCAGCTTATTGCACACTATTTGCTGGCAATGAAGTTTGCTCACGTGCGCGGAAAGATGAATGATGAGGAATTGGCGTCTATGCTGGAGGATTTACGGCGTCTTCCGGAGCAGGTAGAGCTGCTTTTGAATAATAAACAGAAGATTCAGCGGTTTGCAAACCGATATCTGGCTGCGAAGGATGTGTTCTTTATCGGCCGCGGGATCGACTATGCGATTTCTCTGGAGGGTTCTTTGAAGCTTAAGGAGATCTCTTACATTCACTCGGAGGCATATGCCGCGGGAGAGTTGAAGCATGGTACGATTTCTTTGATCGAGGACGGGACGCTGGTTTCGGCCGTTCTGACTCAGGAGGATCTGTACAAGAAGATGATCAGCAATATGGTGGAGGTCAAGACCCGTGGAGCGTTCGTGATGGCTGTGACGAATGTGGGAAATACGGAGGTTGAGAAGGCAGCGGATTATGTGATCTACATTCCACATACCAATAAGTATTTCACAAATTCTCTGGCTATTATACCGCTGCAGTTGTTTGGCTATTATGTATCCATTGGCAAGGGCTGCGATGTGGATAAACCGAGAAATCTGGCAAAATCCGTTACGGTAGAATAG
- a CDS encoding sporulation initiation factor Spo0A C-terminal domain-containing protein, translated as MEEAYKLVRKIGIRSHYVGFEYLVHCIYFVMTDRSYLRNVTGKLYVEVGKIYGVSGGSVEAAMRRMIWDYWNQHGDSILLKIAGQRLYNRPTAMELIAILADYLREHTGKSK; from the coding sequence ATGGAAGAGGCGTACAAACTGGTAAGAAAAATTGGAATAAGATCTCATTATGTAGGGTTTGAGTATTTGGTGCACTGCATTTATTTCGTGATGACGGACAGAAGTTATTTGCGGAATGTGACAGGCAAGCTGTATGTAGAGGTGGGAAAAATCTATGGAGTGAGTGGAGGTTCGGTGGAGGCAGCGATGAGAAGAATGATTTGGGATTACTGGAATCAGCATGGAGACTCGATTCTGCTGAAGATAGCTGGGCAGCGTTTGTATAACAGGCCTACCGCAATGGAGCTGATTGCGATTCTGGCAGATTATTTGAGAGAACATACTGGAAAAAGTAAGTAG